Below is a window of Aerococcus viridans DNA.
TTTAAACTATCTTTGATAGAATACAACTATATAATAAAAAAAAGTTGAAATGGAGATGGAATCAATGAAAATGGCACATACTTGTTATCGTGTAAAAGACTTAGAAGCTTCAAAAGCATTCTATAAAGAAGCATTTGGTTTTGAAATTGCAGAAGAAAAAGATTTTCCAGAACACGAATTTACATTGACTTATTTATCATTACCAGGTGATGATTATGAGTTAGAGTTGACTTATAACTACGGTTCAGAGGCTTATGATTTAGGAAATGGCTATGGTCATATTGCGATTGCTGTAGAAGATTTAGAAGCGCTTCATGCATCGCAA
It encodes the following:
- a CDS encoding VOC family protein, producing MKMAHTCYRVKDLEASKAFYKEAFGFEIAEEKDFPEHEFTLTYLSLPGDDYELELTYNYGSEAYDLGNGYGHIAIAVEDLEALHASQSEKGLDITDLKQLPGDTEPRYFFVTDPDGYKIEVIRL